One segment of Solanum lycopersicum chromosome 1, SLM_r2.1 DNA contains the following:
- the LOC101257606 gene encoding zinc finger CCCH domain-containing protein 5: MTEPISVEEDDKQATGLQRRVEPISSSSAEVQICNNRKEKRKLTKKEKRKQKRKELAEKTRQEEEAKLNDPEELRRIQLEEEEEKERLERERREFEERERLFLEALARKEAQEVEEEERRRVEDEEEKAKQSQVALENEPDEDVEWEYVEDGPPEIIWQGNEIIVKRNKVKVKKKDQDPVIVKEDPNRPTSNPLAPQSEVYADYKNASSLSAQQLLENVAVQTPNFGTEQDKAHCPFHLKTGACRFGSRCSRVHFYPDKSCTLLMKNMYCGPGFAWEQDEGLEYTDEEVECSFEEFYEDVHTEFLKFGEIINFKVCRNSSSHLRGNVYVHYKDIDSAVLAYHSINGRYFASKQITCEFVSVTKWKVAICGEFVKSKLKSCSRGTACNFIHCFRNPGGDYEWADLDKPPPRYWLTKMAALFGYADESVYDRRLEQKNSKRMLNSYKTLASDSDRHRYDSRERRSRSRESRSSRIHYDDYDFHKRIHQERGDRTDKKQRKILDKKQFEEGTGQHEEETNQHGKNRYHSSDSDWDLSDREKEGVKRHHSTGRKSRNHHNEKMGLQHRNDHIKKRVSGSDSGDDLLEKKRYGDAGSGNSEKGSRHSKEDRNTDSSSEWLDEKRDRSSRHKKRRSSSRRHNGVPSSPDRWDKNSGSHDNNTTGDWTAAITDKRKPSSDKRVHSDRDHPYHHNEDIGERGRWEPDEGATGTHSKSSKKSVIDDSEDHNVESELNDDGDYSGGTTRGSSRSINRKRRGNSDRMDSAKKSKRYKENDRAHNGKDRSYTGHLSS; the protein is encoded by the exons ATGACGGAACCGATATCAGTCGAAGAAGACGACAAGCAAGCAACGGGACTTCAACGACGCGTCGAACCAATTTCGTCGTCGTCGGCGGAGGTTCAGATATGCAACAATCGCAAGGAGAAAAGGAAGTTGACGAAGAAGGAGAAGAGGAAGCAGAAAAGGAAGGAACTAGCTGAGAAGACGCGCCAGGAAGAGGAGGCTAAGCTGAATGATCCCGAGGAGCTTCGCAGGATTCAGCtggaggaagaggaagagaagGAGAGattagagagagaaaggagAGAGTTTGAGGAAAGAGAGAGGCTCTTTCTCGAAGCACTGGCTCGAAAAGAAGCTCAAGaggtagaagaagaagaacgaAGGAGAGTGGAAGACGAGGAAGAAAAGGCAAAACAAAGCCAG GTTGCCCTTGAAAATGAGCCAGATGAAGATGTCGAGTGGGAATATGTAGAAGATGGGCCTCCCGAAATTATATGGCAAGGAAATGAGATAATTGTGAAGAGGAATAAAGTgaaagtgaaaaagaaggatcaagatCCTGTGATTGTGAAAGAG GATCCCAACAGGCCAACATCCAATCCACTGGCTCCACAATCTGAAGTCTATGCTGACTACAAGAATGCTTCTTCTCTTTCAGCACAACAGTTGTTGGAGAATGTTGCTGTTCAAACTCCAAATTTTGGAACTGAGCAG GATAAAGCTCATTGTCCTTTCCACCTAAAAACCGGGGCTTGTCGATTTGGTTCGCGCTGCAGTAGGGTTCACTTTTATCCCGATAAATCCTGCACTTTGCTCATGAAGAACATGTACTGTGGACCTGGATTTGCTTGGGAGCAGGATGAGGGGCTTGAG TATACAGATGAGGAAGTTGAATGTAGTTTTGAGGAATTTTATGAGGATGTTCACAcggaatttttgaaatttggagaaattataaatttcaag GTGTGTAGAAACAGTTCATCTCATTTGCGAGGAAACGTTTATGTACACTACAAAGATATAGATTCTGCAGTGCTTGCTTATCATTCTATAAATGGCCGTTACTTCGCTAGCAAACAG ATCACATGCGAGTTTGTTAGCGTAACCAAATGGAAGGTTGCCATATGTGGGGAATTCGTGAAATCAAAGCTTAAG TCATGCTCCCGTGGAACGGCATGCAACTTTATCCATTGTTTCCGCAATCCTGGTGGAGATTATGAATGGGCGGACTTGGATAAACCACCGCCAAGATACTGGCTTACAAAGATGGCTGCTTTGTTTGGGTATGCTGATGAGTCTGTATATGATAGACGGCTTGAACAGAAAAACTCAAAACGGATGTTGAATTCCTACAAGACGCTGGCATCTGATTCTGACAG GCATCGCTACGATTCAAGGGAGAGAAGGTCTCGCTCAAGGGAGAGCAGAAGTTCAAGGATCCactatgatgattatgattttcATAAGAGGATACATCAAGAGAGAGGCGACCGTACTGATAAAAAACAGCGTAAAATTCTTGATAAGAAACAATTTGAAGAGGGGACAGGACAACATGAAGAGGAAACAAATCAACATGGTAAAAATAGATACCACAGTAGTGACTCTGATTGGGATTTATCTGACAGAGAGAAAGAGGGAGTGAAGCGCCACCATAGCAcaggaagaaaatcaagaaaccaCCATAATGAAAAAATGGGGCTTCAACATCGTAATGATCACATCAAAAAACGAGTTAGTGGTTCCGACTCTGGTGATGATTTGCTGGAAAAGAAGAGATACGGAGATGCAGGATCTGGTAACAGTGAGAAGGGCTCAAGACATAGCAAGGAAGATCGTAATACAGATTCCAGCAGTGAGTGGTTGGATGAGAAAAGAGACAGAAGTTCGCGtcacaagaaaagaagaagCAGTTCTAGGCGCCATAACGGTGTTCCATCATCACCTGATCGCTGGGATAAGAATAGCGGAAGCCATGATAATAATACCACTGGAGATTGGACTGCTGCTATCACAGATAAAAGAAAGCCAAGTTCTGACAAGAGGGTCCATTCAGATAGGGATCACCCTTATCACCATAATGAAGACATTGGGGAAAGAGGCCGCTGGGAACCTGATGAAGGTGCTACTGGAACACACTCTAAAAGTAGTAAGAAGTCTGTAATTGATGATTCTGAAGATCACAATGTGGAATCTGAGTTAAATGATGATGGGGACTATAGTGGTGGTACAACAAGGGGAAGTAGCCGATCAATCAATCGAAAAAGGAGGGGGAACAGTGATAGGATGGACTCTGCGAAGAAGTCAAAACGATATAAAGAGAATGACAGGGCACACAATGGAAAAGACAGGAGTTACACTGGACACTTAAGTTCGTAA